A single window of Oerskovia paurometabola DNA harbors:
- a CDS encoding CAP domain-containing protein gives MTTLLVALTTLVLTVPVGLSTGAPARASGAGDVVGLVNGARSSAGLAPLAHDPGLAGVAQAWAERMAANGSMSHNPSTGAQIPGGWSSWGENVAWSTDPSPSGLHASLMGSPGHRANILSSTFTSVGVGYATDAAGGAYVAEVFAAYPGAAPSAPAQPPAQAAPDRSARSPAAAGTTGGTDKTGRSAAGRPRSPLGLVLGASGPEVQALQERLRLHGQDLAADGAYGPATSAAVVAFQGARGLAPDGVVGPATTAALALDPPPTPAPAPAAPAGPAVPDGTDGADGAAAESRATGPQTPGDATDTRAAAARETGATPSGSGTPSGNPTPPGATTTPEVPAYGWVIAALAVLAAMSLSVVGARRRSAQVRGARPPQD, from the coding sequence ATGACCACGCTCCTCGTCGCGCTCACGACCCTCGTGCTGACGGTGCCGGTGGGCCTGAGCACGGGCGCACCGGCCCGGGCCTCGGGGGCCGGGGACGTGGTGGGTCTCGTGAACGGCGCGCGCTCGTCCGCGGGGCTCGCGCCCCTGGCGCACGACCCCGGGCTCGCCGGCGTCGCCCAGGCGTGGGCCGAGCGGATGGCCGCGAACGGCTCGATGAGCCACAACCCGTCGACGGGCGCGCAGATCCCTGGCGGCTGGTCCTCGTGGGGCGAGAACGTGGCGTGGTCCACCGACCCGTCGCCGTCGGGCCTGCACGCGAGCCTCATGGGCTCCCCGGGGCACCGGGCCAACATCCTGTCCTCGACGTTCACGTCGGTCGGGGTCGGGTACGCGACCGACGCCGCCGGGGGCGCCTACGTCGCCGAGGTGTTCGCCGCCTACCCCGGTGCGGCCCCTTCTGCTCCCGCGCAGCCGCCGGCGCAGGCGGCTCCCGACCGGTCGGCCCGCTCGCCGGCCGCCGCGGGCACGACGGGCGGAACGGACAAAACAGGCAGGTCTGCGGCCGGCCGGCCCCGCTCCCCCCTCGGCCTGGTGCTCGGCGCCTCGGGGCCCGAGGTCCAGGCCCTCCAGGAACGACTGCGACTCCACGGCCAGGACCTCGCGGCCGACGGTGCGTACGGCCCCGCGACGTCCGCCGCGGTCGTCGCGTTCCAGGGCGCGCGGGGTCTCGCCCCGGACGGCGTCGTGGGCCCCGCGACCACGGCAGCGCTCGCCCTCGACCCGCCGCCCACCCCGGCGCCAGCACCCGCGGCTCCCGCCGGTCCCGCAGTCCCCGACGGCACCGACGGCGCCGACGGCGCCGCGGCCGAGTCTCGCGCGACCGGCCCGCAGACGCCGGGCGACGCGACCGACACGCGAGCCGCGGCTGCGCGGGAGACGGGGGCGACGCCGTCGGGCAGCGGGACGCCCTCCGGGAACCCGACCCCGCCGGGCGCGACGACGACTCCCGAGGTCCCGGCCTACGGCTGGGTGATCGCCGCCCTCGCGGTCCTTGCCGCGATGTCGCTGAGCGTCGTGGGCGCGCGCCGCCGGTCCGCGCAGGTCCGAGGTGCGCGGCCCCCGCAGGACTGA